In the Sphingomonas sp. LM7 genome, one interval contains:
- a CDS encoding FtsW/RodA/SpoVE family cell cycle protein: MWFWEVDRVLLLLAMLLIAIGLVAVAAASPATAKRYSDATHIMPAMHYFWRQLVWACLSVPVLIGVSMLPITAARRFALFGAAFFLLLLALVPLVGSETNGARRWLDLGISDLQPSEFLKPFFIVSTAWMLSFRAKDPELPVLFITGGVTAVIAVLLMLQPDFGQTMVFAIVWLILLTISGISTVAIGGLFGVAVGGVVAAYIFYGTARTRIDNFLFPTKEAALADRYQVDMAHQTLSAGGLTGAGPGSGQIKFKLPEAHTDYIFSVIGEEFGLISCAVIVVLYAAIVIRVFMKMLDEEDAFRLLAASGLAAQFGVQALINMAVNTGIAPSKGMTLPFISYGGSSMIALSVGYGLLLAFTRRNPYLKRSPYTGRWSKG; this comes from the coding sequence ATGTGGTTCTGGGAAGTCGATCGCGTGCTGCTGCTGCTCGCGATGCTGCTGATCGCGATCGGCCTCGTCGCCGTCGCCGCCGCATCGCCCGCGACCGCAAAGCGCTATTCGGACGCGACGCATATCATGCCCGCGATGCACTATTTCTGGCGCCAGCTCGTCTGGGCGTGCCTGTCGGTGCCTGTACTGATCGGCGTCTCGATGCTGCCGATCACCGCCGCGCGGCGCTTTGCCCTGTTCGGCGCGGCATTCTTCCTGCTGCTGCTCGCGCTCGTGCCGCTGGTCGGCTCGGAAACCAACGGCGCGCGGCGCTGGCTCGATCTCGGCATTTCCGATCTCCAGCCCTCGGAATTCCTCAAACCCTTCTTCATCGTCTCGACCGCGTGGATGCTGTCGTTCCGCGCCAAGGATCCCGAGCTTCCGGTGCTGTTCATCACCGGCGGGGTGACTGCGGTGATCGCAGTGTTACTGATGCTCCAGCCCGATTTCGGCCAGACCATGGTGTTCGCGATCGTCTGGCTGATCCTGCTGACCATTTCGGGCATCTCGACCGTGGCGATCGGCGGATTGTTCGGCGTCGCAGTCGGGGGCGTCGTCGCCGCCTACATCTTCTACGGCACTGCGCGCACCCGCATCGACAATTTCCTGTTCCCCACCAAGGAAGCCGCGCTCGCCGACCGCTACCAGGTCGATATGGCGCACCAGACGCTGAGCGCGGGCGGCCTCACCGGCGCGGGCCCCGGCAGCGGCCAGATCAAGTTCAAGCTGCCCGAGGCGCACACCGACTATATCTTCTCGGTGATCGGCGAGGAATTCGGGCTGATCTCGTGCGCGGTGATCGTCGTCCTCTATGCTGCGATCGTCATCCGGGTGTTCATGAAGATGCTCGACGAGGAGGACGCCTTCCGCCTGCTCGCCGCCTCGGGCCTCGCCGCGCAGTTCGGCGTCCAGGCGCTCATCAACATGGCGGTCAATACCGGCATCGCGCCGTCCAAGGGCATGACCTTGCCCTTCATCAGCTATGGCGGATCGTCGATGATCGCGCTTTCGGTCGGATACGGGTTGCTGCTCGCCTTCACGCGCCGAAACCCGTATCTGAAGCGCTCGCCATATACGGGTCGGTGGAGCAAGGGATGA
- a CDS encoding cell division protein FtsQ/DivIB: protein MSRRPTQRTATRRGAAPKKKANGRRPKRPSLLDQAVAALPFSQATLTQIATWTIVGSVGAVALAVATWFGVPAMAGVAVADVVGEAGLKVDEIQIDGIKRMDKMTVYTQALDQDSRAMPLVDLALVRERLLKYPWVKDARVSRRLPNTLRIFIIEREPAAIWQSHGQLLLVDPTGVPLEPVSTDAMPDLPLLIGEGANAQEPARRTLIDAAPSLKHLVKAATWIGNRRWDLTFASGEKLQLPEGEEEAAKSLRKFAELDAAQGLLRKGTIRFDMRVPGNMVMQRPMGQSATTSVETGE, encoded by the coding sequence TTGAGCCGAAGGCCCACCCAGCGCACTGCGACCAGACGCGGCGCGGCGCCCAAGAAGAAGGCGAACGGGCGTCGCCCGAAGCGGCCGAGCCTGCTCGACCAGGCCGTCGCCGCGCTGCCGTTCAGCCAGGCGACGCTTACCCAGATCGCGACCTGGACGATCGTCGGCTCGGTCGGCGCCGTCGCGCTCGCGGTGGCGACTTGGTTTGGCGTGCCGGCGATGGCCGGCGTCGCGGTCGCCGATGTCGTGGGCGAGGCCGGGCTCAAGGTCGATGAAATCCAGATCGATGGCATCAAGCGCATGGACAAGATGACCGTCTATACCCAAGCGCTCGACCAGGATTCGCGCGCGATGCCGCTGGTCGATCTCGCGCTGGTCCGCGAGCGGCTGCTTAAATATCCCTGGGTCAAGGACGCGCGCGTCTCGCGCCGCCTGCCCAACACGCTGCGCATCTTCATTATCGAGCGCGAGCCCGCGGCGATCTGGCAGAGCCATGGCCAGCTGCTGCTGGTCGATCCCACCGGGGTTCCGCTCGAACCGGTATCGACCGATGCGATGCCCGATCTGCCGCTGCTGATCGGCGAGGGCGCCAACGCGCAGGAGCCCGCGCGGCGCACACTGATCGACGCGGCGCCGTCACTCAAGCATCTGGTCAAGGCGGCGACCTGGATCGGCAACCGCCGCTGGGACCTCACTTTCGCCAGCGGCGAAAAGCTCCAGCTTCCCGAAGGCGAGGAAGAAGCGGCTAAGTCCTTACGCAAATTCGCAGAGTTGGATGCGGCCCAAGGTCTGCTACGTAAGGGCACGATACGCTTCGACATGCGCGTGCCCGGGAATATGGTGATGCAGCGGCCGATGGGGCAATCGGCGACGACCAGCGTTGAGACAGGGGAATAA
- a CDS encoding D-alanine--D-alanine ligase, which produces MHVAVLMGGWSAEREVSLSSGEGIADALESLGHQVSRIDMERDVAVKLAALQPDIVFNALHGTPGEDGTVQGTLDLLGLKYTHSGLVTSVIAIDKQLTKQALVPHGIPMPGGRMVRTEELHARDPLPRPYVLKPVNEGSSVGVAIVTDEGNMGNPISADVAGPWQEFDELLAEPFIRGRELTTAVLGDQALGVTELIVRNGFYDYDAKYTDGLTEHVFPADIPEDVAEACKRIALDAHRLLGCKGCSRSDFRWDDSQGADGLFLLEVNTQPGMTPLSLVPEQARHLGISYPELVQRIVDEAL; this is translated from the coding sequence TTGCACGTCGCCGTTCTGATGGGCGGGTGGTCCGCCGAACGCGAGGTATCGCTGTCGTCCGGCGAAGGCATCGCCGACGCGCTCGAAAGCCTGGGCCACCAGGTCAGCCGCATCGACATGGAGCGCGACGTCGCGGTCAAGCTCGCGGCGCTCCAGCCCGACATTGTGTTCAACGCACTCCACGGCACCCCAGGCGAGGACGGCACCGTGCAGGGCACGCTCGACCTGCTCGGCCTGAAATACACCCACTCGGGCCTAGTCACTTCGGTGATCGCGATCGACAAGCAGCTCACCAAGCAGGCGCTGGTGCCGCACGGCATCCCGATGCCCGGCGGCCGCATGGTTCGCACCGAGGAACTGCACGCGCGCGATCCGCTGCCGCGGCCCTATGTGCTCAAGCCCGTCAACGAAGGTTCGTCGGTGGGCGTGGCGATCGTCACCGACGAAGGCAATATGGGCAACCCGATCAGCGCCGACGTGGCGGGCCCGTGGCAGGAATTCGACGAGCTGCTCGCCGAGCCGTTCATCCGCGGGCGCGAACTGACCACTGCGGTGCTCGGCGACCAGGCGCTTGGCGTCACCGAGCTGATCGTCCGCAACGGCTTCTACGATTACGACGCCAAATATACCGACGGCCTGACCGAGCACGTATTCCCCGCCGACATTCCCGAAGACGTCGCCGAGGCCTGCAAGCGCATCGCGCTCGACGCGCACCGGCTGCTCGGCTGCAAGGGCTGTTCGCGCTCGGACTTCCGCTGGGACGACAGCCAGGGCGCCGACGGCCTCTTCCTGCTCGAAGTGAACACCCAGCCGGGGATGACTCCGCTCAGCCTCGTTCCCGAACAGGCGCGCCATCTCGGTATCTCCTATCCAGAACTGGTCCAGCGCATCGTGGACGAAGCGCTTTGA
- the murB gene encoding UDP-N-acetylmuramate dehydrogenase encodes MVQALGLEVSAVCYALPPVRGKLTHGAPLAPLVWFKSGGAAEWLFEPADADDLATFLYALDPAVPVMGLGLGSNLIVRDGGVPGVVVRLGKAFASVEQVDSTTLRCGGGASGILVSSRARDAGIGGVEFLRSIPGTVGGFVRMNGGAYGRETKDVLVECEVVLRNGERKTLQLAELGYTYRHSELPAGAIVVSATFCGQPGDPAAIQAEMDRIAAAREESQPLRSKTGGSTFKNPDRHKAWALIDAAGCRGLRRGDAQVSEKHCNFLLNLGNAASADIEALGEDVRTKVKAQSGVQLEWEIQRVGVSK; translated from the coding sequence ATGGTCCAAGCTTTGGGGCTGGAAGTGAGCGCGGTCTGCTACGCTCTCCCTCCCGTTCGCGGTAAACTGACCCACGGCGCGCCGCTCGCTCCGCTCGTTTGGTTCAAGAGCGGCGGCGCGGCGGAATGGCTGTTCGAGCCTGCCGATGCCGACGATCTCGCCACCTTTCTCTACGCGCTCGATCCCGCAGTGCCCGTCATGGGTCTCGGTCTGGGCTCGAACCTGATCGTCCGCGATGGCGGCGTGCCCGGCGTCGTGGTGCGCCTCGGCAAGGCGTTCGCCAGCGTTGAGCAAGTCGATAGCACCACGCTGCGCTGTGGCGGCGGCGCCTCGGGCATCCTCGTCTCCTCCAGGGCGCGCGATGCGGGGATCGGCGGCGTCGAGTTCCTGCGCTCGATCCCGGGAACGGTCGGCGGGTTCGTGCGAATGAATGGCGGCGCTTATGGCCGCGAGACCAAGGACGTCCTGGTTGAGTGCGAGGTCGTCCTGCGCAATGGCGAGCGCAAGACGCTGCAACTTGCCGAGCTTGGTTATACCTATCGCCACAGCGAATTGCCCGCGGGCGCGATCGTCGTCAGCGCGACCTTTTGCGGCCAGCCCGGCGATCCCGCCGCGATCCAGGCCGAGATGGACCGCATCGCCGCGGCGCGCGAGGAATCGCAACCGTTGCGCTCCAAGACTGGCGGCTCGACCTTCAAGAACCCGGACCGACACAAGGCCTGGGCGTTGATCGACGCCGCAGGCTGCCGTGGATTGCGACGGGGCGATGCGCAGGTCAGCGAAAAACACTGCAATTTCCTGCTCAATCTGGGCAATGCTGCATCCGCCGACATCGAGGCGCTGGGCGAAGACGTCCGCACCAAGGTGAAGGCGCAATCCGGGGTCCAGCTGGAATGGGAAATTCAGCGCGTAGGGGTGAGTAAGTGA
- the murG gene encoding undecaprenyldiphospho-muramoylpentapeptide beta-N-acetylglucosaminyltransferase translates to MTKSRSYVLAAGGTGGHMVPAAALAAELAKRGHKVALVSDDRGVRFPGLFEGIDTHVLPAGRLGGGPLGYIRAAGRIMAGRSMALRLFRELRPAAVIGFGGYPALPTLLAAFRAGVPTVIHEQNAVLGRVNRFVAGRVSAIATSYDAVERMKPRWEAKTHLIGNPVREAVLTLRDRPYPVLDEDGIFRVLVTGGSQGATVLSKVVPDGLALLPVHFRRRLQVTHQARIEDIDAVRAKYQAHGIPADVSTYITDMPEALAWAHIVIARAGASTIAELTAAGRPAILVPLPSATDDHQTANAREITNAGGARTISQRAFNATELAKQIQKLGLDGQALENAAARAKSVGRPHAATDLADLVESIHAPTAPIKVRRAAIQGRLVHA, encoded by the coding sequence ATGACGAAGTCGCGGAGCTATGTTCTGGCAGCAGGCGGGACCGGGGGGCACATGGTCCCTGCAGCGGCGCTGGCGGCCGAGCTGGCCAAACGGGGGCACAAGGTCGCGCTGGTCAGCGACGATCGCGGCGTGCGCTTCCCCGGATTGTTCGAGGGAATCGATACGCATGTGCTGCCCGCCGGACGGCTGGGCGGCGGACCGCTCGGCTATATCCGCGCGGCCGGTCGTATCATGGCGGGACGATCGATGGCGCTGCGGCTGTTCAGGGAGCTGCGTCCCGCGGCGGTGATCGGCTTTGGCGGCTATCCCGCGCTGCCGACCCTGCTCGCGGCGTTCCGCGCCGGCGTGCCCACCGTGATCCACGAGCAGAATGCCGTGCTCGGCCGGGTCAATCGCTTCGTTGCGGGGCGGGTGAGCGCAATCGCCACTTCCTATGACGCGGTCGAGCGGATGAAGCCGCGTTGGGAGGCCAAGACCCATCTGATCGGCAATCCGGTCCGCGAGGCGGTGCTGACGCTGCGAGATCGGCCCTATCCCGTGCTCGACGAAGACGGCATCTTCCGCGTCCTCGTTACCGGCGGCAGTCAGGGTGCGACCGTGCTGAGCAAGGTGGTGCCCGACGGGCTGGCGCTGCTCCCGGTGCACTTCCGCCGCCGGCTTCAGGTGACGCACCAGGCGCGCATCGAAGATATCGACGCCGTCCGCGCCAAATACCAGGCGCACGGTATTCCGGCGGACGTCTCAACCTACATTACCGACATGCCCGAGGCGCTGGCTTGGGCGCATATCGTCATTGCCCGCGCCGGCGCCTCGACGATCGCCGAGCTGACTGCGGCGGGCCGTCCCGCAATCCTCGTGCCGCTGCCCAGCGCGACCGACGATCACCAGACCGCCAATGCCCGCGAGATCACCAATGCCGGTGGCGCGCGCACGATTTCGCAGCGCGCGTTCAACGCCACCGAGCTCGCCAAGCAGATCCAGAAGCTCGGGCTTGACGGCCAGGCGCTGGAGAATGCGGCGGCGCGTGCGAAGAGCGTCGGCCGTCCGCACGCGGCGACCGACCTCGCCGATCTCGTAGAATCGATTCACGCTCCCACGGCACCGATCAAGGTGCGCCGTGCGGCCATCCAGGGAAGGCTCGTCCACGCATGA
- the murD gene encoding UDP-N-acetylmuramoyl-L-alanine--D-glutamate ligase: MITGIAWRGKRYAVLGLARSGLATVHALLASGARVVAWDSNETARAALGERQGEELALVDPLEIDLNAFEAILVSPGVPLNKHPIAAKAREADVPVIGDIELFAQARADLPRHKVVGITGTNGKSTTTALIDHIVRTAGLPSLAGGNIGHPILGSDPLPEGGVYVLELSSYQIDLTLSLDCDVAVLLNITPDHLDRYDGFEGYAASKARLFEMQSTGHAAVIGIGDATSAAIARQVAVSGRSEDLHKIAPGICMDQTRWPALQGPHNAQNALAAIAACEALGIDTAAIDQGLETFPGLPHRMERIATKNGVLFVNDSKATNADSTTPALSAYPRVHWILGGLAKTDSLEACRPGFGHIVKAYTIGDAGALFASLLEGEMPVERSGTLEAAVKSAAANAKPGEAVLLSPACASFDQFKDYEARGQAFRDAVEALG; this comes from the coding sequence GTGATCACGGGTATTGCCTGGCGCGGCAAACGCTATGCGGTGCTCGGGCTTGCGCGGTCGGGGCTGGCGACGGTGCACGCCTTGCTGGCTTCGGGTGCGCGCGTGGTAGCGTGGGACTCCAACGAAACGGCTCGGGCGGCGCTGGGCGAGCGGCAGGGTGAGGAACTCGCGCTCGTCGACCCGCTGGAGATTGACCTAAACGCCTTCGAAGCCATCCTGGTCTCCCCAGGCGTACCCCTCAACAAGCACCCGATCGCGGCCAAGGCGCGCGAAGCCGACGTCCCCGTCATTGGCGACATTGAGCTCTTCGCCCAGGCACGTGCCGACCTCCCGCGCCACAAGGTCGTCGGCATCACCGGCACCAACGGCAAATCCACCACCACCGCGCTGATCGACCACATCGTCCGCACCGCAGGGCTCCCCAGCCTCGCTGGCGGTAATATCGGCCACCCGATCCTCGGCAGCGATCCGCTTCCCGAGGGCGGGGTCTATGTGCTCGAACTGTCGAGCTACCAGATCGACCTGACCCTCAGCCTCGATTGCGACGTCGCGGTTCTGCTCAACATCACTCCCGACCATCTCGACCGTTACGACGGCTTCGAAGGCTATGCCGCCTCGAAGGCGCGCCTGTTCGAAATGCAGTCCACCGGCCATGCCGCGGTAATCGGCATCGGCGACGCGACTTCCGCAGCCATCGCGCGGCAAGTCGCCGTGTCAGGACGTAGCGAGGACCTTCACAAGATCGCTCCCGGCATCTGCATGGACCAGACGCGCTGGCCCGCGCTGCAGGGGCCGCACAACGCCCAGAACGCGCTCGCCGCGATCGCTGCGTGCGAGGCGCTCGGCATCGATACCGCAGCGATCGACCAGGGCCTCGAAACCTTCCCCGGCCTGCCGCACCGCATGGAGCGCATCGCCACCAAGAATGGCGTGCTGTTCGTCAACGACAGCAAGGCCACCAACGCCGATTCGACCACCCCCGCGCTCTCAGCCTATCCGCGTGTCCACTGGATCCTCGGCGGGCTCGCCAAGACCGACAGCCTCGAAGCATGCCGTCCCGGCTTCGGCCATATCGTCAAGGCCTACACGATCGGCGACGCCGGTGCGCTGTTCGCATCCCTGCTCGAAGGCGAGATGCCGGTCGAGCGTTCGGGCACGCTCGAAGCCGCAGTGAAGAGCGCCGCCGCCAACGCAAAGCCCGGCGAGGCCGTGCTGCTTTCCCCCGCCTGCGCCTCGTTCGACCAGTTCAAGGATTACGAGGCGCGCGGCCAGGCGTTCCGCGATGCCGTGGAGGCGCTCGGGTGA
- the mraY gene encoding phospho-N-acetylmuramoyl-pentapeptide-transferase has product MLYWIAEQLGFPGILNLFRYLSFRTGAAVATALLLGLIIGPRFIGWLRVRQGKGQPIRSDGPQTHLAKRGTPTMGGLMILTSLMVSLFLWMNLANPLVWACMFVTFGFGAIGFLDDYDKVKKASTAGVSGKVRLLAEFAIAGIASWVIISQTGTLLYVPFFAWIHPDLGWFYIPFAAFTIVAFGNAVNLTDGLDGLATMPVVIASMAFMLIAYVAGNKVFATYLGIPHVPGAGDLAIFCGAIVGAGLAFLWFNAPPAAVFMGDTGSLALGGALGAIAVSSQHELVLGIIGGLFVVEALSVIIQVFFFKRTGKRVFKMAPIHHHFEQLGWSEPTVVIRFWIIAFVLALAGLSTLKLR; this is encoded by the coding sequence ATGCTCTACTGGATCGCGGAACAGCTGGGCTTTCCCGGCATCCTCAATCTCTTTCGCTATCTGTCGTTCCGCACCGGCGCGGCGGTGGCGACGGCGCTGCTGCTCGGGCTGATCATCGGGCCGAGGTTCATCGGCTGGTTGCGCGTTCGCCAGGGCAAGGGCCAGCCGATCCGCAGCGACGGCCCGCAGACGCATCTCGCCAAGCGCGGCACGCCAACGATGGGCGGGCTGATGATCCTTACGTCGCTGATGGTCTCGCTGTTCCTGTGGATGAACCTCGCCAACCCGCTGGTGTGGGCGTGCATGTTCGTCACCTTCGGCTTCGGCGCGATTGGCTTCCTCGACGATTACGACAAGGTGAAGAAGGCGAGCACCGCCGGAGTATCGGGCAAGGTCCGCCTGCTCGCCGAGTTCGCCATCGCCGGCATCGCCAGTTGGGTGATCATCTCGCAGACCGGCACCTTGCTCTACGTGCCGTTCTTCGCGTGGATCCACCCGGATCTCGGCTGGTTCTACATTCCCTTCGCCGCCTTCACGATCGTCGCGTTCGGCAACGCCGTGAACCTCACCGACGGGCTCGACGGGCTCGCGACGATGCCGGTAGTGATCGCCAGCATGGCGTTCATGCTGATTGCCTATGTCGCGGGCAACAAGGTGTTCGCGACCTATCTCGGCATCCCCCACGTCCCCGGCGCAGGCGACCTCGCGATCTTCTGCGGCGCGATCGTCGGCGCAGGGCTCGCCTTCCTGTGGTTCAACGCGCCCCCGGCGGCGGTGTTCATGGGCGATACCGGTAGTCTGGCCCTTGGCGGCGCGCTCGGCGCGATCGCGGTGTCGTCGCAGCATGAGCTGGTGCTGGGCATTATCGGCGGACTGTTCGTGGTCGAAGCGCTGAGCGTCATCATCCAGGTGTTCTTCTTCAAACGCACCGGCAAGCGCGTCTTCAAGATGGCGCCGATCCACCACCATTTCGAACAGCTCGGCTGGTCGGAGCCGACGGTGGTGATCCGCTTCTGGATCATCGCGTTCGTGCTGGCGCTGGCAGGGCTCTCCACGCTGAAGCTGCGGTGA
- the murC gene encoding UDP-N-acetylmuramate--L-alanine ligase, whose protein sequence is MKGVATDIGTIHFVGIGGIGMSGIAEVMHNLGYKVQGSDVAEGYVVQGLRDRGIPIEIGHKAENIGNAAVVVVSTAIVRTNPEVEAAYANRVPVVRRAEMLAELMRLKSTVAVAGTHGKTTTTSMVAALLDAGGVDPTVINGGIINQYGSNARLGDSDWMVVEADESDGSFLRLDGTIAVVTNIDPEHLDHYGSFDRAKDAYVEFVENVPFYGAALLCLDHPEVQAIIPRVRDRRIITYGFAASADVRGVNVTPHSGGNRFEAIIRNRDGTVRSIENIELPMPGRHNVQNALAAIGVALELGIPDVTIQKGFARFGGVKRRFTKVGETQGVTVIDDYGHHPVEIRAVLAAARESAEGRVIAVVQPHRYSRLGNLMDDFAQAFNDADMVLVTPVYAAGEEPREGVNAESLVDGIRRRGHRSADAIADAEALARRLAEVTVPGDMVVCLGAGDITKWAAGLAPAIEAARQGVPA, encoded by the coding sequence ATGAAGGGAGTCGCAACCGACATCGGCACGATCCATTTCGTCGGGATCGGCGGCATCGGCATGTCGGGCATCGCCGAGGTGATGCACAATCTCGGCTACAAGGTGCAGGGCTCGGACGTCGCCGAGGGCTATGTCGTCCAGGGACTGCGCGACCGCGGCATCCCGATCGAGATCGGGCACAAGGCCGAGAATATCGGCAACGCGGCGGTGGTGGTGGTCTCCACCGCGATCGTCCGGACCAACCCCGAAGTCGAGGCTGCCTATGCAAACCGCGTGCCGGTGGTGCGCCGCGCCGAGATGCTCGCCGAGCTGATGCGGCTGAAGTCGACCGTCGCAGTGGCGGGCACGCACGGCAAGACCACGACCACGTCGATGGTCGCTGCGTTGCTCGACGCGGGCGGAGTCGATCCCACCGTGATCAACGGCGGCATCATCAACCAATATGGTTCCAACGCGCGGCTGGGCGACAGCGACTGGATGGTCGTCGAGGCTGATGAGAGCGACGGCAGCTTCCTGCGCTTGGACGGCACGATCGCGGTGGTCACCAACATCGATCCCGAGCATCTCGATCACTACGGCTCGTTCGATCGCGCCAAGGACGCCTATGTCGAGTTCGTCGAGAACGTGCCTTTCTATGGCGCGGCGTTGCTCTGCCTCGATCATCCCGAAGTCCAGGCGATCATCCCGCGCGTCCGCGACCGCCGGATTATCACCTATGGCTTCGCTGCCAGTGCCGATGTGCGCGGCGTCAACGTCACCCCGCATTCGGGTGGCAACCGCTTCGAGGCGATCATCCGCAACCGCGACGGCACCGTGCGTTCGATCGAGAACATCGAGCTGCCGATGCCCGGCCGGCACAATGTCCAGAACGCGCTCGCCGCGATCGGCGTCGCGCTCGAGCTCGGCATTCCCGACGTGACGATCCAGAAGGGCTTTGCGCGCTTCGGCGGGGTCAAGCGACGCTTTACCAAGGTCGGCGAGACCCAGGGCGTTACTGTGATCGATGATTATGGCCATCACCCGGTCGAGATCCGTGCGGTGCTCGCCGCCGCGCGCGAGAGCGCCGAGGGCAGGGTGATCGCAGTGGTCCAGCCGCACCGCTATTCGCGGCTTGGCAACCTGATGGACGACTTCGCCCAGGCCTTCAACGACGCCGACATGGTGCTGGTCACGCCGGTCTATGCCGCGGGCGAGGAGCCGCGCGAGGGCGTCAATGCCGAGTCGCTGGTCGACGGGATCCGCCGCCGCGGGCATCGTTCGGCCGACGCCATAGCCGACGCCGAGGCGCTCGCGCGCCGCCTCGCCGAAGTGACCGTGCCGGGCGACATGGTCGTCTGCCTCGGTGCCGGAGACATCACCAAATGGGCCGCGGGCCTCGCCCCGGCGATCGAGGCCGCGCGGCAGGGCGTGCCGGCATGA